In Leucoraja erinacea ecotype New England chromosome 9, Leri_hhj_1, whole genome shotgun sequence, the genomic window ATTAAGCGTattcacaaataaaataaaataaatacaagcAATAATTTGGATGTTATATGCAGCTGCTGAAAGTTActttcatatttagtttagttcagtttgaagatacagcatggaaaccgacaCTCTGGCTCATTGACTCAACACCAACTCATTCactctatttctatgttatcccttttACACATGCCTACAAACCATTGCAAATTTTACAGTCCAataaacctaaaaacctgcatgtctttgggacgtgggaggaaaggggagcacctggaggaaacccaagcagtcacagtgagaacgtataaACGCTACACAGACATCACcaaggcaggattgaacctgggcctctggtgctgggaTGCAGCTGCTCTGTGCCACCGTAAGATGATATGAAATACTGGAGGCTACGGTACAGTGTAACACTTTCCTCTAATGATGTTGTGCACTCTTATGTACTTCcttggttggacaaacttggattgtttttttgtgGAATGACAAAGGCTGAGTAGAGACCTGACAGATGTAAATCAAACTATGAGGGGCAAagatagggtcgacagtcagaacctttttccccccatGGTGAAAatttcaaagaccagagggcatagctttaaggtaagagggacaaCGTTTAAAGGTGAACGTGTTTTTACACCGATTCAACGATTCAataattcaattatactttattgtcacatattcgTAGGTACTGTGAAATCCTTTGTTTTCGAGGGTGGTGCCTGGAttgtgctgcctggggtggtagttgaggtagttgtggtagatatgatagtggcatttaagaggcgtttagataggcacgtggatatgcaaggaatggaaggatatggatcacatgcaggcagatgagattagtttaacttaacatcatgtttggcaaggCAATGTGGGCtgttgggcctgttcctgtgctatacaatACACTAGCCAATCATCAAAGTCCCTCCTGCCGCTCCCGAACTTGAAGGAATGTGTTCCTAGCTGGTCGCGAACAGTTTTAAACTAACTGCTCCTGAGAGGGAACACAAAGAAACTCGTAAGAGCTAATTTGAAGCTGTGTCTCTCAATTCAATCAAACAATTCTACTACTCACTTACAAGATCGGGGCAATCTGTAGTGCCGTTAACTACCAAGCTACCCATCTGTGGATGAAACAGGAGCACGGAGGCAAAAGCTACACCATCACAGGGAGATCATGAAATGTTTCCACCCATTTCCTCCAGCCTCCGAGTTTAGGATTAAACTTGGGCCACTGGATctctgaggtagcaactctacgagctgtgccattgtgccacatgGCTCCTGCAAACCGGACACTATTGCTAATGATACATCCACTCATAATGACCCCTGAATGGAAATTGTGAGAAACAGTTGAATTAGTGATTGATGCTGTTAATTTTGTCGCGTCATATTCCCTGAAGACTTGGTAGAGCTCCACGGTTACCATTGCTGAGGATAGAAGGTTATTACAATTGCTGCATCGCTGCATAGGCTATTAAAGACAACAACGACtcaatttttcctgcatttgagACAGTTTTCATGCAGTTGCCACTTGGACTAAGAAATAGTGGTGCTGGAGGCCTGGCAATGATGTGAGTTGTATCTTCAAGATCGATTTTCTTTCGACATGTTTTTCTTCCTTTGAAACGATTTGGCAAGatttacaaaatacattttactgGAACCAAGACAACAAGGTGCCAAGACAATAGCCACTCCCTCACATATAACAAGATGAAGGAGTTAGTTACTGACTTCAAAAAGTGTGGTGGTGTTCATGCcctaatcagcatcaatggtgtcaaAATAGAAATAGTTAAGAGTTTCAAGTTCCTTAGTATTAATATTGCCAACAATTtttcatggaccaaccacattcaAGCAACAGCCAACAAAAAGTCGACTTCCTCTGGAAACTGAAGAAATCCGGCATGACTCCAATGATTCTTACAAACCTCTCCAGATACACCATTGAAACCATACCATCTGGTTGTATCAGCtcaggaactgttctgcccaagactgcaagaaattgcagagagttgtagatgtagcccagtctatcacaaagACCAGATTCCcccccattgactctatctatacTTAACTCTGGTTCAAGGAAGCAGTCAATGTAATGAACGACCATTCCCACTCTGGAAATTCCTTCTttttccccactcccatcagacggaagatacagaagcttggaagCGTGTACCATCAGACTCAGCTTCTtcacctctgttatcagactgctgaacattccttccataagctaaggtacagtcctgattctccaacctacctcattgaagacattGGACTTGTGTCTGCAATTGTTCCATGACAATGCTGGGAAATATACTCTGCGCTTTGGTATCTCTTTGTGCTTTCCTTTGTACTTAtgtttgacttaattgtattaATTTATCGTATTAACTGATTTGAtaacacgcaaacaaaagctttcaatGCATCTTGGTACACTTAACAAAAATAAACCTGAATCTAAATGTGGTAAGGAGGGAAACAGATGAGATAGGTAATAATGGGAAAGGTTACGGTGATGAATGGCATATCCTTGTACAAAAAATGAATGGATAAGTTAAAAGCAATGGACACAGAGAAGCAAAAATACTCTCattgcatctcataaaaatgatCCTTTCTAACAAGGCATATTGTCCATCTGTAAATTGAATAGGTTATATCAAAATATGGGTGGGTCTCCTcatcggggcaatcaagctcctgtaTCGGGGGAGGGGGATTTCCCACCGCACCAGgtgatctaccccgggtcggggtGAGGTCGAACGTTGTGCGGCTTTTGGAACTTCCCGACGTCAGTCTCTTAccagagactgcaagctccttgatgttaaagtccgcaggctgcagttggagcatcgatcccaggcaaggaattggatccgatggcaagtccacacCCTGTGGTGGGCTCAAATTCAGTCCCTGCATACTCAATGTACTTGAGTCATTCCCGCGAACCAATGTCGCTGTCCTCTCCTTGTCCGGCCATCTCCATGTCCCAGGGGCAGGGCCAGCCTTAGAAGGTGCGggacccaattgggaacaatttgcatagaaatagaaatagaaatatataattgtaaattagtcATATTCAGGCACGTGTCATGAGTTATTACTCAGGGtgggcagtcagtcggcttttcaaaaatcttaaaccgcgcatgcacagattgttctcctctccgtaaaaataaaaaataaaaataaaagaagtaacaattcaatttgcccaaggcttcaaaatctccttctttctgaattactgaatgggtgggaggtggagggtgacggcaggtggagagatggtgggaaaaacaggagcacaccaggacaagttgaatcagttgtcatcttattgaatgacaatacttgttcaagggaccaattggggggagagttcctttcacagcgtgtgtggAGTCTAGCcatgggtaaagttgcggggagggcaggagcgttgagaaggagggggtcggggttcatgccagtaacccactcactcaccgctgtcgTGGTGCTCCGGGCgtggagccactgcattgtggccggggagggaagcaacgCGTGTGGCTATGAGCGGCCGCCGGGGCCGGACAGCGGAACAGACTGCCATCTCAGTGCATTCTgccagcccgctcacctctggaagtgttctccatctgaacagtgaggggaccagctcaagagcaaagatcatagagcggagtgggtcagcgggtgatggataacaggacagcgggcagtggagcttactcctgtgtcagcgcgagcaaggcaccaattgaggttactcgcactgacatatggagtaagctccaccgttcgctgtcctgttatccatcgcccgctgacccactcttgagctggatgctggcatgatccccgaccccctccttctcaacgctcctgccctccccgcaactttacccctggccagactgcccacacgctgtgaaaggaactatccccccccctcccttccccagcagcgctgtccttttacagccacttcccactttatagctgcttcccatcagctgctagcaatgagggatagacttggctatccctcagtacagcaacatcaagaacaatgttgctgtactgagggataaccaagtctatctttcttggctaacaacctaaccttcagcctccaagatgcaggtacattttcgtgccttatttttgggcaAAAAATAGTGCCTTCATTGCCGTgaaatatggtatttaaaaacatttagctcAAAGAAATTAACTTACCACATTTTCTCTGCAAAGTCTTTTAGAATGTTGTCAAAGTTTAAACTCCTGCTAATTTCAGATTCAATAAACATAATTGCCAAACTGTTCAAACATTCTTGCTGAATTGATGATCTCAAGTAAGTTTTGATCAGTTTCAGCTTGGAAAAACAACTTTCTCCAGATGCCACAGTCACTGGGATTGTCAAGAAAATCCGAAGAGCAATAAATAAATTTGGAAATGCGGCAGACCTGTTGTTGCAAGCAAGGAATTCAAGCATTTTCATGGGGGTTTGAATCTCTGGTGGCAGAATTGGCTTTAGTGCCTCCATTTCTGCACAAAGCATGTATCCATCTATATTAGCCAGTTTTGTGGTTTTAACTTGATATTTTTTCTGTCCCAGCTTGACCTCTGTCAATGCCACTTCCAGATCTGCTGCACATTTTCTTATGGTGGCCTTGGACAGGTCCTGAAAATTGCACAAGAATCCAAATACATTTTGATACTTTTTCATTTGTTCAAACCGTGGCTCAAGTGTTTGCAGTGCTTTATCTAACACTTGATTAAAACATTGCCCTCTGAAGGCTGTTTTTGCATCTGGAAAAGGTTCATCTGCAGGTTCATAATCAAATAATTTCCTTTTTTTGCATAAGCACATAAGGTCTTGGATCCAGGCTCAGCTCTAGGTCTTTGGCAAGTTCACTAGCATCAATCAAGGCTTCATCAAAACCTTTTTCACTGTATGTCTTTAACCATAGCTTTTGAAATGAAGAAAGGCATGTAGCAACATCCATGGTATCACTCTGAAGTTCTTTACTCACAAAATTTACTTGAAAGAGTAAGGAGTGCCAGAAAACTAATGAGACCAGAAAGTTGTAATCTCCCATTTGACTGACTAACGATTCAGCATCGCTTTTTGCTTGAGCATCATCAGTGTTTTCTACTACCTCTTCTAGTGCATTACAAACTTCAGCAGCTTGGTACCGTACAGCTTTGACACTTTCCATTCTACATTCCCACCGTGTTTCAGAGAAAGGTTTTAGAGACAGCCCTGTCACATGTTTTCTAAAAACAGTCGATCTTTTAGTGGATGATGCAAAAATGGTGTAAATACACTGCAGAGTTCCAAAGAAAGTCATTGCATCTGGACATGTTTTGGCCATGTCCCCCAAAACTAGGTTGTAGTTGTGACATGCGCATGGTGTAAAGAAAGCTCTTGAATTCTTCTGTAGAAGTTGTGCCTGCTCACCTGAGGTGTGTCCCTTCATATTGGCACCATTATCATACCCTTGTCCACGGATATTATCAGCATCCAGCCCTAATGTTTCAAGTTCATGTAGAAGGGTGTTGTACAAATGTTCATCTGTGCTACTTTGCACCACTATAAACTTGATGAAATGTTCATATACTCCTGCTAGAGCATTTGATTGTACACCATCAGCTACATTTCTAATTACCATTGACATTTGCTCCtgatgactgatgtcaggagTACAGTCGAGAATTATTGCAAAATACTTAGCAGCCTTGATTCGCAAAATGATTTCCTGTAGAACAACGTGACCCATTATATTAATAAGCTCATTCTGGATTCCTTTTCCTAAATAATGATCATGTATTTCCTTATTCTGGATTTTTCGCAGATGATCTTGCATTACTGGATCAAACTTTCCGAGCAAATCAATAACACCAAGGAAATTTACATTATGTGGTGTTCCTATGTGTTCCTCAAATCCCCGGAACGCTTGATGCCAGCGTGTTGCTTCTTGTCTGATTAGTTTTTCTACCACTTTAGCATAGTTTTTTTCAGTAGATAATCTTTGCTGTAGTTCACAGCAACTGAGCATAGCTTGCAAATGCTTTTTGGAGTTCTCATGCTCAGCTAGTCTTGTATGAATGTTTAGCCAGTTATTAAAACCACAACTTGCAAGTGCAATTGCTGCGTTATTATCAAAAAGCTTGCAGTAGTAACAGACAATTTTATCACTTGGTACAGAGTATATTAGCCATGGACGTTCTACAATTTCACCATTGGGCAGTTTTCTTTTGCAGTGAAATTTTGAAAAATGTGATCCACTGTCATTCTTGGGGAAAAATTCTACTATAATTGTAGGTGGTCCTTTTTTCACTAAATAGTCCCTGACACTCTGATTCATCATATCTGGCCATGGTGCAGGATCATCTGTTAATTCTACATAACTGGCAGATTTTGAATTCCCCTTCTCCCTTGCCTCAGAAGCACCAGCAGTCATGTCAACAGGCAAGTTTCCTTGTTTGTCAAATTCAACACATTCAAAATGGCCGATCTCACTTACAGTGAATAAATTCCCACTTTGATCGTCTTgcataacttcttcagactggcttccTTCAGTGTCACCATCTTCATTGTGTTGTGGCTCCACTTGCTCTTCTGCATTTTCTGAGACGGTTTTGCTGAAATACTTATCTAATGCACCTTTCTCCTTTTCTGCTTCGGCCTTCTTTGCCTTGGCTACACTCCTCTTCTTACTGGCACTCAAATATGTTCTGCCGATGTCCCTTAGTCTTTTACTCATATTTACAGAAACCACGGAAATCTCTGTAGAACCTGCAATGTGGTGTTACATATATATTccaatcagtgatggaaatgtgTTTTAGGAACATGGGGTacgctaaggtccgtgaggctgaggctgggatggaagggggtggggggaggagggggggggggggggtagacactATAAGCCCCCCATGAGAAATGTTATCTAATTCTGAAATTGTAGACaacagctggagtagctcagcaggacaggcaatgcagcgactctggagagaaggtccgtgaggctgaggttgggaaggtagggggttgggggttggggttggggggtgggggggtgggggggggggggggggggtagacgctATAAGCCCCCCATgagaaattttacatttacaattactgaggaatgtggatcgatgcattgatgatacattgtataactacttgttaagtactggctgttaacaagagctaacagtggtagttaacaaatcatttgtgtctgatggccatgCAGctgttgttatccatgttcgtttaaaaaaaaaatccgtatggcaaatgtttttcaaaaaaaatctttatttaacaaagtgaATTTGTATTTCAGTACGAAATACccaggggtgcctcctgcagcctaccttgaaggtgctggaggctttaccccagttcaccctccCATTGGCCCACTCCTTGTGCCTGACATCTCCAGCTTCCTCCAGGTTATGGCATCTGCCAACCGACGAGCATTTGTGCGAGGTCCCGCTGACGGATAAGCCTTCAGGCGGGCCCCTGGTTACCCCATCCAACTAGCCTTCAGGTGGGCCCCTGGTTACCCCATCCAACTAGCCTTCAGGTGGGCCACTGGTTACCCCATCCAACGAACCTTCAGGCAATTTCTGGTCCTGACCACTGCCAAACATTTGGGCGAGGTCTAGCCGACTGACGAACCTTCCAGGTGGGCACTTCGGGAAGACTTCCGCCATGCGGCACCTCGGCAAGACCTCTGCTTCTGGCACCAAAGACAAGTTATACATAaataacatataaaattctgcaaGATTAGTATGCGAAAAAGACAATGCAAAAACGAGACATTCATGCAAAGTCACGTCGtcacaacacctctacttccatgGTAGATTAAAGTGATTTGGTATGTCGTCAAATACtgtcttgaacctctacaggtatatggtagagagcatacaGGTCCCTTCCCggtgagctcaatgcattctgcACCCTTTTTGAATAGAATGTTGGTGGAGGActcaagtcaaagtcaagtcaaagtcaaaaagGTTGAACAACGGGATGAaatatagtgcagaatatagttctcagcattttaaCGTATAAGTTCCATaaacaatgtccgcaatgggttgAGGTGAATTACACAGTACCCCAGTTCAATGGAAGACAAACCAATGTCATTGCCTGATGGACGCAGGGAGAGAATAATTTGGGGTTCAGGGCAAGGTAAGCCAAAGGCTGCAGAACCAAACATGAAATTATCTTATGCTTTTGGCCAACAAAGATTAACCAACAATGACAAACAAAATAGTTCCATATGCTGGAACCAatgaacaggtcagacagcatctctgaagagagaaCACACGGGAGTTAAAGTTTCAGAGTTGTGTACTTCTCATCCGACATTTACTTTGGAAAAACAATTTGTTAACTGTGAGCATGTGTGGCTTTGTCAACTAATACCTGAATCATGCAGGCATGAAGAAGAATTTAAATCTCTGAATCTGCCTTTCTGAATAGGTTTCACGCTTGCAGTTTAAATACTCGAAGTACATTGTTAGTGGCTTAGATTCCTTCCAGTTGACAACCCTGGTAGAAGCCCTTGTACATTTTGCCAATAGTGCATTACAAAAGCAAACATATCTTATTTTAAATtcaggtagcacagtggtgcagctggtggagctggcgcctcacagcgccagagatttgggtttgatcctgaccttgggtgctgtctgtgtgtagatttcaccttctccctgtgattgcgtgggtttcctccgggtttccCAGTTTATCCCACGATaattgcaggtttgtagttcaattggtctttgtaaattgcccttggtgtgtagggagtggatacgaacgtaaaataatatagaactagtgtgaacaggttatcAATGGTTGGTattgactcaatgggtcaaagggcctgtttccatgctgtatctatacactgaacTATTTGTTCAAAAATATTATGAAGATGAAACAGCAATTCTCAAAGGACATGTTATAAAAGTTACAGCCTGCAAAATATTGTTGGTTTGTTGGTTTGTAACTGATTCTATTTTGCGAATATTTGTTGAAGGCATTTGTGGATTTACTCCTCCACCCTTTGCCGTAACGGagaattttttacatattcctgtaaaGGGTTTCCTCTTCCATATTTTGTTTTGAGAATTAGAAAATTTGGTTATTAATTTCCCCACTTTTTTAGTAAAAAACATCAAAgaaattaaaaatcaaattgctgcatgagtcacaatgccatctcacagatgtccaatcacaatggatctcatttacatatgatatgacatcacaatgggacaggggtgggagattggaaccttcacgtggtcccacaaatgcaatcaatctggtgtgcacaatcaaataaaatcaaatagagcaagttgtcctaccTCCCTCactatctaccccctccctctcaaacccctccctctctatcccctccctctccacccccccactccactccccctccactccccctccccctgtacccctgtacccctcctgtcctctccctctcctccatcccctcctcttctccccacctccacctctcccccgctccacctctccccctccacctcttccccctccacctcttcccccctcctcttctccccctcctcttctctccctctcctcttctcaccGCCCTCcaactcccccttctctccccttcctattctctccctcccccctccctcccccttccaccctctgcctttcccctctttccccctctctccccccttctctctctctctctcccttctctctctgtctcccctcctccccctctttatctctccttcccccctctctctcctcctctctttcccccccattctcttccactcctctctccccctctccaatctctccacctcctctcccctcccctcacttttaccaccctctctcctcccccctctccctccccctccccgtatgcccccctcccctctaccccctcccctccaccccctttcaACTTTGAACTCCATGTAACTAATTTCAAGTGCTACAGAATGTTATTGGTCACAAGAGAATTTCAGATTTATCGCAAATTGCATTATTTATTGCCATGGGTATTAATTACCAATAACCTTTCTAACTAGGGGAAATTCCAATCTTGTAGATTGGAAACAAACAAGTGAGCCCTGATATTGTAATTCTAAAACcataacctgaaacattatctgagTTGTTAGAagaatttttcccagggtggaaaaatgccaaagactagagagcatagctttaaggtgagaggagcaaagtttaaagaagtgcaagtttattttacaaagaaagtggtgagtgcctagaaggcggttccaggggtggtggtaaaggcagatacaatattgcTGCTTAAAAGGCGAAGTAGGCAGGTGGATACACAGAGAATTGAGGgaaagcagatgagattaatatATCTTGGCTTTACGTTCGGCATGGATGTTGTGGGTCAatggccctgttcctgtgctgaactgttctatgttctatgtttctatgctctatagCTAAGTGAGGCAATACCACAAGCGCGTTGTTGATTTAAATCCTTCTTGCAGACATTTCAGCATAACAATTTAGTCTGACATACCAGCACATTGCTGAGAAACTGGAAATGCTGGCTTGGAAATTTGTTTGTGCAATGCCAGAAAAAAAAACTGGCACTTTGCAGATGAAAATTGTGTTAATGCGGCATTAAGCAGTTTTATGCAAGATTCTGGGAGAGTTAACACCAGCTGTTAATGTTCTATAGTCTTTCTTATGTGTGGTTTTCTTTGCATGCTAGCACTGTTTTTATTTGTTGCCCAGTTCGTTTTAATAAATTCACCAGCAGTACAATGCCCAAAATTCGGCTCCAATGAGGTTTATAACAATATTGGTCTAAATAATGAGCGGAGCTGTTCAAATATGGATACGCCAGCTTTTCCCACTGCTGAATGTCCAAAGCAACCTTATTTAACATCACGCTGCTTCGGTCAAAGGACAAGAACGCCTTAAGTCTCTACAAGGCCGTGTGTGGACGTGGCGTCAAAGAACgcgaagctgaagcaaagaagtggaagccaaattacTGAACAGAAACAaaaccgaaacgccaaataaccgaaagcgtacgaagccgaaacgccaactaaccgaaagggtgggacgcctaaatgcaaacgaaTGAAAAAGGCTGCGCcgactaaaagcaaactcaccgaaaggccgccTACCGAAATGCCCACTAACCAAAAGGCtccgtcgcctacaagccaattaaccgaatggccgctcagcTGAAAAGTAAAATAATGGAAATGACATTGCCGGGGggtcgggacttgtcagcgattggtccagacccccacgctCATCGCATTAAAATACATAGAAGGGATATattgaattaaaaacaaaaatgttacatgtataaatatttcttacattcgggaacctggttaattaagtgCTAGGATTATTTTCCTGTCCACTATGCCTTTGGTTTAGCTGGTggtcacatccattccatccctccctcgcaaagatgtgaggTTTCATTAAGAGCACACTTGGATGAATAGATGCAAACAGCATGTAAAGAGTCTCTTCCATGCGCGCAATATATGAAGCCGATGAAATGACACAACTGtcgcaccaaagatagacacaaaatgctggtgtgactcagtgggacaggcagcatctctggagagaaggaatgggtggcgtttcgaatcgagacccttcagactccgtTTTCAGGTCTGATGaatggtctcgccccgaaacgtcccttctctccagagatgctgcctgttccgctgagttactccagctttttgtgtccatcttcggttaaaacagtgtacagattatctggtgttttgtgcgtgcttcttgttgtcaagggggccggggagtgggaggagataagATTGTTTGTGTTCATGCACACTTGGTCATCagcccgccagggaatttgtgtgCCTCCCTATGTATTAAAAGTGATTTTATGATGGCTGCCAATGCCCCAAGCCGTCTATCCCCACGGCCAGGttgggggtgaatcacccggtgtgggtgtcagggggtaaATCAGGGTGTCCGGGGGtccgggggttggggggggggggggggaatcaccctggtgtgggcgTTGGGGTCTGATGGCGGTGCATTCGTGGTCAGTGATtttgggtgggcggagggaccagcctgtcccacacctctgctccacccggcgctgCCGCCACACAGCCCTTCACAGTGCGGCAGCATGGGAgagacgaggcggagggtggccgtggccgtgggagag contains:
- the LOC129699943 gene encoding uncharacterized protein LOC129699943 → MTAGASEAREKGNSKSASYVELTDDPAPWPDMMNQSVRDYLVKKGPPTIIVEFFPKNDSGSHFSKFHCKRKLPNGEIVERPWLIYSVPSDKIVCYYCKLFDNNAAIALASCGFNNWLNIHTRLAEHENSKKHLQAMLSCCELQQRLSTEKNYAKVVEKLIRQEATRWHQAFRGFEEHIGTPHNVNFLGVIDLLGKFDPVMQDHLRKIQNKEIHDHYLGKGIQNELINIMGHVVLQEIILRIKAAKYFAIILDCTPDISHQEQMSMVIRNVADGVQSNALAGVYEHFIKFIVVQSSTDEHLYNTLLHELETLGLDADNIRGQGYDNGANMKGHTSGEQAQLLQKNSRAFFTPCACHNYNLVLGDMAKTCPDAMTFFGTLQCIYTIFASSTKRSTVFRKHVTGLSLKPFSETRWECRMESVKAVRYQAAEVCNALEEVVENTDDAQAKSDAESLVSQMGDYNFLVSLVFWHSLLFQVNFVSKELQSDTMDVATCLSSFQKLWLKTYSEKGFDEALIDASELAKDLELSLDPRPYVLMQKKEII